Part of the Psychrilyobacter piezotolerans genome, CAAAATACGGAAAAAATATAAAGGATATGACGGTAGATGATCTTTTTGAGGTAGTGGAAGAGCATGCAAAAAATGGGATAGATTTTGTGACTATCCATGCAGGGTTAAACCAGGTATGTGCTGAGAGGGTAGATAATAATCCCAGACTGACTAAGGTTGTAAGTCGTGGAGGAGCTATTCTTTATGAGTGGATGAAGTTAAATAATAAAGAAAATCCATTCTATGAGCATTATGACAGGCTGCTGGATATCTGTGTAGAGCATGATGTAACCCTTAGTTTGGGAGACGGCCTCAGACCCGGAAGTATAAAGGATGCAACAGATGCTCCTCAAATTCAAGAGTTATTATTTTTGGGAGAACTGACAAAAAAAGCATGGGCAAGGGATGTACAGGTAATGATAGAAGGTCCCGGGCATGTTCCCCTGCACGAGATAGCTGCTAATATGCAGCTGGAAAAAAAATTATGTCATGGGGCACCATTTTATGTATTGGGACCGTTGGTTACCGATATTGCCCCGGGATACGACCATATAACTTCAGCTATTGGAGGAGCATTGGCCGCAGCCAGTGGAGCAGATTTCCTTTGTTATGTAACACCGGCAGAACACCTTAGATTACCAGATTTAGATGATATGAAAGAGGGAATAATAGCTTCCAGAATAGCAGCTCATGCAGGGGATATAGCCAAGCAGATTCCCGGAGCTATAGAGTGGGATAATGCCATGAGTAAGGCTCGTGGGGAATTAAACTGGGATAAGATGTTTGAACTGTGTATCGATCCTGTAAAGGCAAAGGCATACAGAAAATCATCACAGCCTATAGATGGGGAAACTTGTACTATGTGCGGGGATCTCTGCCCCATTAAGAGAACTAAAGATCTTGCATAATGAAGGTCTTGGACGAAGATGATTTTAAACGGGATGAGTTTAAAATAAAATTTGTCGGGGAAATTGATAATTTTTTTATTTTAAACTCCATGCTGGAGGACCTGAAGATCAGTTCAAAGGATGAAAAAGAACTTATTTTAAATGTTTTTTTTAGAAGATCTAAAAAATTATTGGACAGGCTGGTGGACATAATAGATCTTTTAAAGGGAAATTATTCCTTTGAGATCTATTCCTCCGACTATAAATTTAAATTTGTAGATTTTTATGGAGAGGCTGTGTTCGACCCTGAAGACAGGAAATATACAGGGAAATTTATAATAGATGATGGATATAAAATCCATGAAATATCTAGGTTTGAGAAGGTTTTATAAAAAAAATAAAAAAATATTTTAAAATAAAAGTTGACCAGGTTAAATATACTATGATAGTATACCTGTAAATAAATTATAAAAATAAATTACAAAAGAGGAGGTTTAGCCATGTTAATGAACAGTAGGATAAGGAGAAGAAAATTACACCCAACTAAATTTATAAACAGGCTGATCTTCGGATAGACTTTTTGCAAAGATTAGAGATAGTAAAACTATGTCTCTATGAGTATATTAAGTATTGAAATTACAGCCGTCAACTATGACGGCTTTTTTTATCCCAAGGTCTGTGGTTTAACTGCAAACATTGGGATTTTTTTTATAAATAAATTAGGAGGAACAAAATGGCATACTTAGAAATACTGAAGGGGATATTTATAGAGGGAGACCGATATATGTATATCCTAAAAGGATTATTATTTTCCATCAACGTAACAATTTTAGCAGCAATAATAGGGATAGTATTGGGAGTGATATTGGCCCTGTGCAGATTGAGTCACTTCTATCCATTTAAAAATAAATTCAATCCATTGTCTAGAGGAGCATTGATCTATGTTGATCTGATTCGTGGAACACCGGCAGTGGTGCAGCTAATGATTTTAGCCAATATAATCTTTGTAGGTGCACTAAGAGATGTACCGATCTTAGTAGTAGCGGGATTAGCATTCGGATTAAACAGTGCAGCCTATGTAGCAGAAATAATAAGAGCAGGAATCGAAGGATTGGATAAGGGTCAAAGTGAAGCAGCAAGAGCCCTTGGAATGAACTATGTAACTACAATGAAAGAGGTAATAGTACCCCAGGCAGTAAGAAAGATATTACCGGCATTAGTAAGTGAGTTCATCTCATTATTAAAAGAAACTTCTA contains:
- the thiC gene encoding phosphomethylpyrimidine synthase ThiC gives rise to the protein MNNYTTQMNAAKKGIITKEMRDVLASESIDEKTLLQKMSEGKIVIPANKNHKSLRGIAVGEGMRTKVNVNLGVSEDSYDLDLEFEKVKKALEYKADAIMDLSIYGATKDFRRDLVEYSDVMLGTVPMYDAVAKYGKNIKDMTVDDLFEVVEEHAKNGIDFVTIHAGLNQVCAERVDNNPRLTKVVSRGGAILYEWMKLNNKENPFYEHYDRLLDICVEHDVTLSLGDGLRPGSIKDATDAPQIQELLFLGELTKKAWARDVQVMIEGPGHVPLHEIAANMQLEKKLCHGAPFYVLGPLVTDIAPGYDHITSAIGGALAAASGADFLCYVTPAEHLRLPDLDDMKEGIIASRIAAHAGDIAKQIPGAIEWDNAMSKARGELNWDKMFELCIDPVKAKAYRKSSQPIDGETCTMCGDLCPIKRTKDLA
- a CDS encoding amino acid ABC transporter permease, whose amino-acid sequence is MAYLEILKGIFIEGDRYMYILKGLLFSINVTILAAIIGIVLGVILALCRLSHFYPFKNKFNPLSRGALIYVDLIRGTPAVVQLMILANIIFVGALRDVPILVVAGLAFGLNSAAYVAEIIRAGIEGLDKGQSEAARALGMNYVTTMKEVIVPQAVRKILPALVSEFISLLKETSIVGFIGGVDLLRSANIITSQTYRGVEPLLAVGIIYLILTTTFTKFMRKIEEKVKN